The stretch of DNA GTAAATTGAGATTAtgcctattaaaaaatgtagatttgTCTTGTTGCGCCTTTGGGACGTAATTCTTCCTGCTTTCTTCTTCTGCTTCACATTAAACAATCTTTTAGAAACAGCGCCCCTTCGCGGTACGTCTATTGAATTATTGCTGGACATTCAATGCATGAATGTAAGTAAAAGTTAGTGAAAAGCAACTTGTCACAAaagcaaatgaataaaataacttATATGACTTCTGCGTTTAAACACTACTTTAACGCGTTGAACAACGGCCGTCAATTTGTAAAGCACAAAAAAGATGGGGGTGGCTACAGTAATGGCCGTCAGGTAACTGTCGTCATTAAAAAAGAACTCAAAAGACTCAGTTTATACCTTACGTTTCTTACTGCACGCTTAAAGTCGCAATGGCCGTCTGGACTGGAGAGgggaaggtgtttttttttaataagtttaGTTATTGAGGTCGAAGTGCCACAGCAATCAAAACCATACGCATGCGTGGTTTTAGTGGCAAAAACGAAACTGTGGCGCTCAGTCAAGCGGAAGGCGGGTTTGGTTGTCctaatttttctttcatttacattttctgAACACCACGGTTTACAATAGTTATTACAATAACACAGGGCCGAATCATTGATTGAgtttcattttttcatcatttttttaaattcaataaaaaacaatgtataattcattatatatatatatatatatatatatatatatatatatatatatatatatatatatatatatatatatatatatatatatatatatatatatatatatatatatatatatatatatatatatatatatatatatatatatatatatatatatatatatatatatatatatatatatatatatatatatatatatatatatatatatatatatatatatatatatatatatatatatatatatatatatatatatatatatatatatatatatatatatatatatatatatatatatatatatatatatatatatatatatatatatatatatatatatatatatatatatatatatatatatatatatatatatatatatatatatatatacatacatacatatatatatatatatatatatatatatatatatacatacatacatatatatatatatatatatatatatatatatatatatatatatatatatatgtgtgtgtgtgtgtgtgtgtgtgtgtttggtgagTATAACAAATGTTATGGAAGATGATGCGAATAGCAATACTTAATTGTTCTAAATTCAGTGTTAAAATATTTCGTCTCGCCGTTCCTCTTTTATTCAAGGAGCCTGTTGGCACTCCTTGCATTAAGATCTcccttatctcattttctgaaccgctttatcctcattatggtgttggagcctatcccagctgtctccgggccacaggccacagtgtccaatcagcctacaatgcatgtttttggaatgtgggaggaaaccagagtacccggaggaaacccacacaggggagaacatgcaaactccacacagctagacgtgacctgaatttgaacccaggtccccagagctgtgaggctgacgtgctaaccactcgtgacACCGGGTCACTGCATTGAGACATAAAGGATATTTAAGAAATCATCCAACAATTATATAAAACTTGGATGTGCATCAAAGAAATTCCTCTCAATTTTAGATAGCAAAGATATTGAGGAAAAACTTTTGCACGTTTTGCATGCACTGACTCCTGTTTATGCTTTGATTCAAATGGTAAACCAGCTTATCAAGCAAATATCTGAACTCAGAGAGGACTTTGGACACATAACACATGCACAGAGAAATTTCAGCTGGCCAGATAAACAAAGGAAGGCGTAGGATAGTCCTCGGGGTGAACATTTTCTTCAAGCTAACACTTCCGCGCGCTGCCTTTCAGGAAATGACAACCATGAGGAATGTAGTGGTGTGTACGCTGTGGCTGCTAAacattgctgttgttgttgccttGGATAAGAGCAGCCGACCTGGGGGAAAAGACAATATCGCTGTGAGTAACACCACTTCTTATGTGGGTAAATTGCTGGTGATACCAATGGATGGAAGTCACTGGGTGGGAATGAAAGCCATTGCTCAGGAAATGGGTCGGCGTGGACACAGTGTTACTGTTCTGATGCCTGATATCACCATACTGATTAGTCCAGGGGAGCACTATGAGACGCTGAGCTACCCTCTTCCATATGACAAGGCATATGTTGACTTTGTGATGTCCAAAAATGAAGACGTGCTGGAAAAATCTGCACTGTCTTTCTTTGAGAGAATCCAGGAAAAATTCTCACAAATACAAAGAATTGCAGGATTACTTCACACAACTGCAGAGAGTCTTCTGTTTAATGCCAGTGTTATTACGCATTTGGCTCAACAAGTAAGTCCCTTTTACTAAATTCCAGTGCAATTCTGTGTCCGTAAGGCTTATGCTAAATATACACATTATTAAGTTTATATACTATTTCTAAAAAGTTGGAAGGCTTTCAATTGTATGCATATCCTTACCCACTTATAGCTTGTCTTTCACAACAGGAAGTTGCTCATGTGATTTGCTTTAACCAATAAaatttttacttcatttaaaacattaaaattaaattaaaattaaaaattgtatttaaactGCAGgtgttaaaataacaaaattcaaACTGGAACAGCATTCAAGGTTATATTGAAGACAAGTCTTAAAGATTGATTAGAATTGTGCAATTCTCTCAGCCCAGCTTAAATTTATTTGTGTTCTAACGTTTATAGACTTCAGACTTAAATTGTACAGAAGTATCTGAATTATGTTTAATTCACTCCTGTTTCACAGGGATTTGACGCTGTCCTTACTGACCCCATGGTTCCTACGGGCTCCATAATAGCTCGTAAATTAGGTGAATACTGCAGCATTGCAATATGTTTCCTGCATGCATTTAATACTGCTTGTTCTTATTTGGGTTGCAGGGGAGCTGCATTATTATTAGTTACACACTCGAATGACCTCCAGGCAATTGCAGTTCACATTGTAATTCTATTGAATGATGTGATAGCACCTGGTGATAAggaattttgtttttaaggGGGTGTCTCAGATACAAGACAGGTAAATGGAATTATATCTCATAAAGCACAAGCATACAAAAAATTAGAAGAAACATTTGCACATGgacattaaagaaaataaaactacaaTAAAAACACTGAGGCGGCctagtgggtgagtggttagcatattggcatcacatttctggggtccttggttcaaatccaggtcagtctacctgtgtggagtttgcatgttctccccgggccgaTGTATGTTTCCTTTGGGTACtcacgttccaaaaacattcatggtagcctgattggacactctaaaaatgCCCCTAGGGTAcgaatgtgcatggttgtccatctcatttgccctgcgatcggctggcccccgattcagggtgtcccccgcctctgtcccagagccagctgggataggctccagcaccccctttgacccaaatgaggataaagcagttccgaagatgaatgaatgaataaaaacactgaaaacacGATTTCATGATGAATGTTGATTCTTAATATAATGAGAATACTCGGCCTTGTTGCAGCCTCCATTCTTCCTCTCCACTCCCAGTAATTCTATGGCAATGTTTTCTCATGACCTTATTTGAACCACTTTCAGGTGTTCCCTCAGTTAATTTACTGAGGGGAATTCCTTGTTTTTTGGACATGAAATCTGCTGGGTGTCCATCGCCACCTTCCTATGTTCCACGCTTCTTCACTGGCCTTACAGATAAAATGGACTTCAAGCAAAGGGTTCTCAACACAATGGTGAAAAATGACTCGGCAGAGATCTTAAAGAGAAAGACAACATCTTAATCAAACGCATTCCAGGAATAAGAATCCTGTTTGGGGAATGCTAAGAGTATCGTTACCATATGCCTGAATTACAATTTTTATGATAGCAATTTAATTCCTCAGTACATACTAACAAAGATATTGTCATACAAGGTCAGGAAAGTAGAGCTAGTTGTCAGAGTAAGAGAAATTCAATTGGTTTCTAATTGTGTCACCCAATATGCCATTATCATGGTGCACGATAAAAGCCTTTAACGCTGATATTTTCTCACTccaagaaaatatttattagtTCAAGTTACTGTTGCGTTGATTGTGTATTTTCCCCTTCTTCTCTATTTTAATGTGAGTATCCCAGATTCCCTTTTTAATGGAATTGTTGATACCCGTGATCACATGCACCCGTTCCCGAGTCTGTGTGACTAAAATTGTCGTCAGAAAATGGCAGCAATGCTAAGCTGTGTCATACTTATGTCTGAGACATAAATGTCTCTATTTTCAGAGgtttaaaaaattctaattacataattcattattttgaacCACTACCTTTTACTTAAGGGTCAATATCATACTAGGTgttgtctttccctttaaaataataaaatgttctgGTCAATTTCAGTCATTGTTcatgtgtaatttttttttcctttttttttttgctttttgtttttgaccCATTGACTGCTATTGAcggcatccaattcatttgaaaagggaAGGGCTGGTATTACGACCAATGTCgtccttccacttcaaatggctCAGGACGTCTATCGCAAGCAATGAGCTAAACTGAACCAAATTAAATCTAACAATTAAATCTTTCCCATCCTGTGTCTAACAGGTGAGCGCACTAGAACCAATCCTTTGTCAAATCTTTTATTGGCGTTTCGATCGAATGGCTTCTGAGTTCCTGGAAGAGGATGTGGGTGTAGCTGAAGTACTGTCAGACTCTGCAATCTGGCTGCACAGGTGACATGAAAAATTCAGTTGTTTAAGCAGTAGTAGAACTATCTCATttgctctcattttctgaaccgcttgatCCTCATTAGCGTTGGGGGTGTGGGGGTTTGaaagcttatcccagctgactccgggcctgaggcagaggacaccctgaatcggtggccagcttttcgcagggcacaaggagacgggcaaccatgcacacttacacccatacctaggggcaatttagagagtgcaatcagcctaccatgcatgtttttggaatgtggaagaaaaccagagtacccagagaaaacccacacaggcccttgggaaaacatgcaaactccacacaggtggacgtgacctggatttgaacccaggacgacGCGCGTGAGggcgacacgctaaccactcgcaatACCAGGCTGCCACAGaagtagaattattttttttaattattattattttttataatccagtgttcctcaaaaaatgtattagaaAGCCATTCAAAGAGTATTAATTCACATAACTATCTTTTGTAGATCTGGTGCGCGTATGCTTGTTTTGTGTGGCTGAACCagtggagtaaaaaaaattaaatttctttttttatactaaATTACATATAATTGTGAGTTGACACAATTGCTAAATATTCATAAATGATTAGCATAGCTCTCCTCTAAACAGATATCTGTTTCTACAGGATTGACTTCACACTGGAGTACCCACGCCCGTTAATGCCAAATATGGTGCCAGTTGGGGGCATCAACTGCAATGTTAGGAATCCTCTACCAAAAGTAAGACCTGTTCTTGCTTCTGTACAACTGCAAcagcataaaataaaatgttaaaataatgcaTGATTGTGTCTCTATCAAAGGATTTGGAACCATGGGTGTCAGGAAAGCATGGATTTGTCGTCTTCACATTGGGCAccgcattgaaaaaaatgccaattaagATAACCCAAATCTTCTTTGACGCATTCAAACAGATTCCACAGAAGGTATAGTCATATTAGAAATGCTTAGTTTGAATTACTATAAAGGAATGTAGAGagtaaataaagttatctaacagttagaaattaagtcttttaattcaaaataatgcTCAAAAATACAAATGGACTCCAATATTAATTGCCATTGCAtttatataaatgaatgaaattcatgttacGAAACTAGAATGAGCGCTTGAGCCCAACACACTGAAATTCATGATGCTTACACTTTTTCAGCACGTGAGTTGCATAACAAATTATCAGGTCTAAAGCGACTACCCACATTAATTTACTGTTACAacttattttgttgtatttctcATCATCACATTtataaaattcattttatttttatagcgTTGAGTCTCTTGGCATGGAGTAGGAAGGAAGGGCAGCTGGAAAATCTCCCATATAATTGTGGCACACATTTGAAGTGtaaaaaatcaatgcattaCTTGATGAGCAGCGGCCAAAGATGTTAGGCGAGGCTGTCAGCCTCACACAGTAGAGTCTGATTCGCTCGTTAAAAGATCcagatgtgttaaaaaaaaaaaaaaatatatatatatatatatatatatatatatatatatatatatatatagagagagagagagagagagagatagatatatatatatatagatatatatatatatagatatatatatagatatatatatatatatatatatatatatatatatatatatatatatatatatatatatatatatatatatatatatatatatatatatatatatatatatatatatatatatatatatatatatatatagatatatatatatagatatatatatatagagatatatatatatatatatatatatatatatatatatatatatatatatatatatatatatatatatatatatatatatatatatatatatatatatatatatatatatagatatatagatatagatatatagatatagagatatagatatagagatatagatatagagatatagatatatagatatagatatatagatatagatatatagatatatagatatagatatatagatatagatatagagatatagatatagagatatagatatagatacatagatatagatatatagatatagatatatagatatagatatatagatatagatatatagatatagatatatagatatagatatagagatatagatatagagatatagatatagagatatagatatagagatatagatatagagatatagatatagatatagagatatagatatagatatagatatagatatagatatatagatatagatatatagatatagatatatagatatagatatatagatatagatatatagatatagatatatagatatagatatatagatatagatatatagatatagatatagatatatagatatagatatatagatatagatatatagatatagatatatagatatatagatatggatatatagatatggatatatagatatggatatatagatatatatatatatagatatatagatatggatatatagatatggatatatagatatggatatatagatatggatatatagatatggatatatagatatatatatatatatatagatatagatatatagatatagatatatagatatagatagatagatatagatagatagatatagatagatagatagatatagatagatagatatagatagatatatagatatagatagatagatagatatagatagatagatatagatagatatatatatatatatatatatatatatatatatatatatatatatatatatatatatatatatatatatatatatatatatatatatatatatatatatatatatatatatatatatatatatatatatatatatatatatatatatatatatatatatatatatatatatatatatatatatatatatatatatatatatatatatatatatatatatatatatatatatatatatatatatatatatatatatatatatatatatatatatatatatatatatatatatatatatatatatatatatatatatatatatatatatatatatatatatatatatatatatatatatatatatatatatatatatatatatatatatatatatatatatatatatatatatatatatatatatatatatatatatatatatatatatatatatatatatatatatatatatatatatatatatatatatatatatatatatatatatatatatatatatatatatatatatatatatatatatatatatatatatatatatatatatatatatatatatatatatatatatatatatatatatatatatatatatatatatatatatatatatatatatatatatatatttatatatatatatatatatatatataaataaataaaactatcgCAAGTCCTGTGATGTCAGTATTGTGCATCCGCACATTGCACTGTCACAAACGATACATAGTGCAGGCCTAGGTAAGGTAGCAAGGTAACAAACAGACAAGATCAAATCTCACCACAATCTACCAATAGAAGCTTGGTAATCTACTGGTAAATTGCAATTGACATACTGAGTACCCTTGATGTATACCATAATGAAGGTACAGATGTAAGGTTTTTGTTCCAGACTTCAGGCCGATAGTGACATAATTGTTTTTGTCATCAAAGTATGACCAATTATGAAAATTAAGGCACGGGCATAATTGTTTTCTTTCCTCAGATGTAAacaacaccttttttttctaaatcggTTAAGAGTTCAATTCTATACACATACATCTGTATGAcggttaagattttttttaatcttttttaggTGGCACCATACAAATATTCTTGTGCAAATATCTTTGAGCTTCTTTACTTATAatacaataactgtgtctattGAGTCACTACTGTACTCAAGCAAATTGCCTTTCTTTGATAGGTTATATGGAGATATTCTGGAATTGTTCCTGATAATACACCAGAAAACGTAAAGATGATGAGCTGGGTGCCGCAGAACGACTTACTCGGTAAAATGACTCCTACGATTAAAATAGTATGTTTAATCTTCCattttttctgagttttttgtcattgtttaacCAACTTTAGCTCATCCTGGAGCTCGAGCCTTCATCACTCATGCTGGCTCACATGGTCTATTTGAGGCAATTTGTCATGCTATTCCCATGGTGATGGTACCACTTGGTGGGGACCAGCCTGACAATGCAGCAAGACTAGAAAATAGAGGAGGGGGAGTGGTGTTGGATATTTTATCCATCACTGCTGAAGACCTTCTTCAAAGACTCAGTGAAGTCATTAATGATACTAGgtaggtttttattttaatgtgaacACCTTGAGTTAAAGCCGTAAAGCTTTGAAAATAaacccaaataaaaacaattgttttaGGTATAAAGAGAACATGAAGAGGCTGTCGGCGTTACACAAAGATCGTCCTGTTGATCCACTCGACCTGTCAGTGTATTGGACGGAATTTGTAATGCGGCATAAAGGGGCCGGGCATCTTAAAGCAACTGCCCACAAACTTTATTGGTTCCAGTACTTTTGTCTGGATGTTATCGCTCTGCTTGCTACCACTGCACTGACCACTGCACTGATTTTGATGATCTTGATACTTAAATGTTTAAGGTTCTTTTGTAAGAAACTGAGCAGAAAGAGGAAGCAACATTAATTTCACCATCAATAATATGTTGTTtatgaagaaaacaaacaaacaaaagggcTAATGATGACATttaataaatgtaaattcagaATAACATGAGAATCCAAGAACATTTTGAGTGAGACATTAGTGGAAATCACACTGTGCATTAATGGGAACCCTTCTTTGGTGGAAAAAGGGCATATTCAACAGCTAAAGCAACAGTAAAGGCAGCAAAGCCCCACTTGAATCCCCTTAGTAGGACATCAGAGAGAGTCACGGCACGTGCAAAGCCACCAGAGTACCTCCATGCTTCGTTACTAAAGAATGAGAGACAAAGTTGTGTAAGCAATTAcagcacaaacaaaaacactacaAGTACTCTTATAAATGCCTACCGTGCCCATGGATCTTTGAGGCCCCTGGCTGCCAATCTCTGCTGTGTAAACTCCAAGGGAGTTCCCTCAGTCTTCCACTGCCGCCAGTCAGGCATGGACAGCTTGCTGTGGCCGTGGTCACCTCCCATAC from Stigmatopora nigra isolate UIUO_SnigA chromosome 9, RoL_Snig_1.1, whole genome shotgun sequence encodes:
- the LOC144201357 gene encoding UDP-glucuronosyltransferase 1A1-like; amino-acid sequence: MHREISAGQINKGRRRIVLGVNIFFKLTLPRAAFQEMTTMRNVVVCTLWLLNIAVVVALDKSSRPGGKDNIAVSNTTSYVGKLLVIPMDGSHWVGMKAIAQEMGRRGHSVTVLMPDITILISPGEHYETLSYPLPYDKAYVDFVMSKNEDVLEKSALSFFERIQEKFSQIQRIAGLLHTTAESLLFNASVITHLAQQGFDAVLTDPMVPTGSIIARKLGVPSVNLLRGIPCFLDMKSAGCPSPPSYVPRFFTGLTDKMDFKQRVLNTMVSALEPILCQIFYWRFDRMASEFLEEDVGVAEVLSDSAIWLHRIDFTLEYPRPLMPNMVPVGGINCNVRNPLPKDLEPWVSGKHGFVVFTLGTALKKMPIKITQIFFDAFKQIPQKVIWRYSGIVPDNTPENVKMMSWVPQNDLLAHPGARAFITHAGSHGLFEAICHAIPMVMVPLGGDQPDNAARLENRGGGVVLDILSITAEDLLQRLSEVINDTRYKENMKRLSALHKDRPVDPLDLSVYWTEFVMRHKGAGHLKATAHKLYWFQYFCLDVIALLATTALTTALILMILILKCLRFFCKKLSRKRKQH
- the ndufb3 gene encoding NADH dehydrogenase [ubiquinone] 1 beta subcomplex subunit 3 isoform X2, whose product is MGGDHGHSKLSMPDWRQWKTEGTPLEFTQQRLAARGLKDPWARNEAWRYSGGFARAVTLSDVLLRGFKWGFAAFTVALAVEYALFPPKKGSH
- the ndufb3 gene encoding NADH dehydrogenase [ubiquinone] 1 beta subcomplex subunit 3 isoform X1 translates to MKTAIILVQHMYDFQNKRSMGGDHGHSKLSMPDWRQWKTEGTPLEFTQQRLAARGLKDPWARNEAWRYSGGFARAVTLSDVLLRGFKWGFAAFTVALAVEYALFPPKKGSH